In the genome of Epinephelus lanceolatus isolate andai-2023 chromosome 18, ASM4190304v1, whole genome shotgun sequence, one region contains:
- the LOC117268811 gene encoding glucose-6-phosphatase catalytic subunit 1-like: MSSSAKKVVGRGPSTDSVEMDLLHRCGVSSTHYLQTHFSHRQGYFLSVSMATDLRNTFFLLFPIWFHIEQAEAIKLVWVAVVGDWVNLILKWLLFGERPYWWVQETGYYGNSSQPIIEQFPMTCETGPGSPSGHAMGTAAVYYTMMSSLVAIVLKTEEHQIRKWCVRVSLWMLFWCVQLCVCLSRVFVAAHFPHQVITGVVIGILVAKSVSRIQQIHTAGLRSYLLTSLLLLSLALLLYLCLLLVGVDLLWSVEKARCWCRRAEWVSVDTSPLASLFRNTGTLLGLGLGLHSPLYAHSNSVVVGRESEGTIYRSVCLSATLVLLQLFDSAFRPAVHSGALFYLLSFCKSAMVPLATVAIVPYCVTAALGYKAEKLL, encoded by the exons TTGAAATGGACTTACTCCATAGGTGTGGTGTGAGCAGCACACACTACCTGCAGACCCACTTTAGCCACAGACAGGGCTACTTCCTGTCAGTCTCCATGGCAACTGACCTACGCAACACCTTCTTCCTATTGTTCCCCATATGGTTTCATATAGAGCAAGCTGAAGCCATCAAACTGGTGTGGGTGGCAGTAGTGGGAGACTGGGTCAACCTGATCCTGAAATG GCTTCTTTTTGGAGAGCGTCCCTATTGGTGGGTTCAGGAGACGGGTTACTACGGCAACTCCTCCCAACCAATAATAGAGCAGTTCCCCATGACCTGTGAGACTGGGCCAG gaAGTCCATCAGGTCATGCCATGGGGACTGCAGCAGTCTACTAtaccatgatgtcatcacttGTTGCCATAGTGCTGAAGACAGAAGAACATCAAATCAGGAAATG GTGTGTGCGTGTCTCACTGTGGATGCTGTTCTGGTGCGTGCAGCTGTGCGTGTGCCTCTCCAGGGTCTTTGTCGCTGCTCACTTCCCACATCAGGTCATCACAGGAGTTGTCATAG GTATCCTGGTGGCAAAATCTGTCAGCCGGATCCAGCAGATCCACACGGCTGGCCTACGTTCCTACCTCCTCAcctccctgctcctcctctctctggctctccTCTTGTACCTGTGCCTCCTTCTGGTAGGAGTCGACCTCCTCTGGAGTGTAGAGAAAGCACGGTGCTGGTGCCGGAGAGCAGAGTGGGTCAGCGTGGACACCAGCCCCTTGGCCAGCTTGTTCAGGAACACTGGGACTCTGTTGGGTCTGGGCCTAGGGCTCCACTCTCCTCTGTATGCACACTCTAACTCAGTAGTGGTCGGCAGGGAGTCTGAGGGCACCATCTACAGGTCAGTCTGTTTAAGTGCAACACTGGTGCTACTGCAGTTATTTGACTCTGCTTTTCGGCCAGCTGTCCACAGCGGAGCTCTGTTCTATCTGCTGTCGTTCTGTAAAAGTGCCATGGTGCCTCTGGCTACTGTGGCTATTGTTCCTTACTGTGTCACTGCGGCACTGGGATACAAAGCAGAGAAGCTATTATAA